The sequence below is a genomic window from Deltaproteobacteria bacterium.
TCGAAACCGCACTCGGCAAATTGGTCGATCAGGCTATGATCCGTGGTAACCGCCTTTCGATCCAGCTCGACGAGCACAGATTTTAGACGCCTGTCTGCCATCGTTCTGCGCGCTCCGTTGACAATTTTGCCCTCGAGACCATCGACATCAATCTTTAGATGGTCTGGAAACGGCGGATGAAACGTCGCAATGAAATCATCCACGGAAAAACCCAAAGTTGCCTGCGACGATAAAGATTCGGCCGCGCTGTTTTGCGGTGCAATCACCGCACCGAAACTATTTAGCGCGGAGCCGATTTTGCTACTCGTCATGTAGAGACAATCTAGCTTGGTGCTGTCGGTGAACGCAAAGCAGTAGGCGGAAAGTTTGGAGCTCAACCCATTCAATTCCACGTTCCGGCAAAGCAGATGATAGTTGCTGGCCGACGGTTCAAAAGCCAAGACGCGGTGTCCTTTGACCGCCGCGTAAACAGAATACGTACCGACGTTGGCGCCGATATCCCAGAGTATCTCGCCTTCTTGGAAGCCCTCTATCCATCGCAAGGTATCCGGCTCCTTGGTGTGCAGTGTTCGCGCCCGGTAGACCGGTATTTTACCCGGACAGAGAAACTTGATCGGACCAAAAGGAGTTGGCTGGACGATAATCGGTGCCAGGTCTTCGGCCAAGTGAGCCGTCATCATCGTAGCACGCTTGGGTCCTATGATCTTACTAGCCGTTTTGACCAGCGACGTAACCACGTCGAGGGTTTTTTGCTTGGGTCGCATATGGCTAAAAGCCTTACCGCTATACGTGAGTAGTAACGGCACTCGGTTGATCAAACCGACTGCACATCTGGTTTGAGCATTGAACCTTAAAGACGCCCTAACAAGGCTCCTGCATGCATCGCGGTTGTCCTGCTTGACCCACGAAACTAGCGCGTGAAAAAATCAGCGATCGACTGAACAACGGCTCGCTGCATCGCTTCGGTCAATTCCGGATAAATCGGCAGCGCGATA
It includes:
- a CDS encoding FkbM family methyltransferase; this encodes MINRVPLLLTYSGKAFSHMRPKQKTLDVVTSLVKTASKIIGPKRATMMTAHLAEDLAPIIVQPTPFGPIKFLCPGKIPVYRARTLHTKEPDTLRWIEGFQEGEILWDIGANVGTYSVYAAVKGHRVLAFEPSASNYHLLCRNVELNGLSSKLSAYCFAFTDSTKLDCLYMTSSKIGSALNSFGAVIAPQNSAAESLSSQATLGFSVDDFIATFHPPFPDHLKIDVDGLEGKIVNGARRTMADRRLKSVLVELDRKAVTTDHSLIDQFAECGFEFVNESGLHKPPGRRGFQVYNGIFARRS